A window of the Gloeocapsa sp. DLM2.Bin57 genome harbors these coding sequences:
- a CDS encoding lipoprotein signal peptidase translates to MLQRNKFFWLVAIIGLILDQVTKYIVVLNFPNIGDTIPLVPDVFHFTYVINTGAAFGRFPGGVTWLRWLSLIVSLVLILFGLLAPKMLVLEQLAYGFVLAGAFGNGIDRFLFGYVVDFLDFRLINFPVFNLADTFINIGIFLLLILLFSPKKE, encoded by the coding sequence ATTTTACAGAGAAATAAATTCTTTTGGTTGGTAGCGATAATTGGTTTAATTCTTGACCAAGTAACTAAATATATAGTAGTGCTGAATTTTCCGAATATTGGAGATACTATTCCACTTGTACCAGATGTTTTTCATTTTACTTATGTGATTAATACTGGTGCAGCTTTTGGTAGGTTTCCAGGTGGGGTAACCTGGTTAAGATGGTTATCTTTAATTGTTAGTTTAGTCTTAATTTTGTTTGGTTTATTAGCACCAAAAATGTTAGTTTTAGAACAGTTAGCCTATGGTTTTGTTTTAGCCGGAGCTTTTGGTAATGGAATTGACCGTTTTTTATTTGGTTATGTGGTAGATTTTCTCGACTTTCGCTTAATTAATTTTCCTGTTTTTAATTTGGCGGATACTTTTATTAATATCGGTATTTTCTTATTATTAATCTTGCTTTTTTCACCTAAAAAGGAGTAA